Proteins encoded together in one Flavobacteriales bacterium window:
- the hutH gene encoding histidine ammonia-lyase codes for MKRTSTTGPHAIGTVGLTLHELDAIIAQRRPIALSRDAVAAVKRSHAYLSDRLKKSDAPIYGVNTGFGSLYDKSIAKKDLAQLQRNLVMSHACGSGDPVAADIVRAMLVLKVQNMAFGHSAVALATVQRLIDMHNADVLPVVYERGSLGASGDLAPLAHLSLPLLGLGEVLFQGKRMPAAKALKALGWAPLELGPKEGLALLNGTQFMNSYAALLSLRMARLADLADLIAAVSLDAFDGRIEPFHASVHAVRPHPGQAVVAGRLRRLLEGSQLILRRKAHVQDPYSFRCIPQVHGASRDALAYVERVVERELEAVTDNPTVFDDDDLVISAGNFHGQPLALALDFMAIAAAELGSISERRLFKLISGQRGLPAFLVAEPGLNSGFMIPQYTAASLVSANKQRAMPNSVDTIDSSNGQEDHVSMGAAAAIKTWDVVQDVERILAIELFAAAQALEFRRPARSSEAVEDFVADFRRHVPFLRVDAVMHDHMEAALAFVKACPVQ; via the coding sequence ATGAAAAGAACTTCCACCACCGGCCCGCACGCCATCGGCACCGTGGGCCTCACGCTGCACGAACTGGACGCCATCATCGCGCAGCGCCGCCCGATCGCCCTGTCCCGGGACGCGGTGGCCGCCGTGAAGCGGAGCCACGCCTACCTCAGCGATCGCCTGAAAAAGAGCGATGCGCCGATCTATGGCGTGAACACCGGTTTCGGTTCGTTGTATGACAAGTCCATTGCCAAGAAGGACCTGGCGCAGCTGCAGCGGAACCTGGTGATGAGCCATGCCTGCGGCAGCGGCGATCCCGTGGCCGCCGACATCGTGCGCGCCATGCTGGTGCTGAAGGTGCAGAACATGGCCTTCGGGCACAGCGCGGTGGCGCTGGCCACCGTGCAGCGGCTGATCGACATGCACAACGCCGACGTGCTGCCCGTGGTGTACGAGCGCGGCTCGCTCGGGGCCTCCGGCGACCTGGCCCCGCTCGCGCACCTCAGTCTGCCGCTGCTCGGCTTGGGCGAGGTGCTGTTCCAGGGAAAACGCATGCCCGCGGCCAAGGCGCTGAAGGCGCTGGGCTGGGCGCCGTTGGAGCTCGGGCCCAAGGAGGGCCTCGCCCTGCTGAACGGCACGCAGTTCATGAACAGCTATGCCGCGCTGCTCTCGCTGCGCATGGCGCGTCTGGCCGACCTGGCGGACCTCATCGCGGCGGTGAGCCTCGACGCCTTCGACGGACGCATCGAACCCTTCCACGCCTCGGTGCACGCCGTGCGCCCCCATCCCGGACAGGCCGTGGTGGCCGGCCGCCTGCGCCGCCTGCTCGAAGGCAGCCAGCTGATCCTGCGCCGCAAGGCCCACGTGCAGGACCCGTACTCCTTCCGCTGCATCCCGCAGGTGCATGGCGCCAGCCGCGATGCCCTCGCCTACGTGGAACGCGTGGTGGAGCGTGAGCTGGAGGCCGTGACCGACAACCCCACGGTGTTCGACGATGATGACCTGGTGATCAGCGCGGGCAACTTCCACGGCCAGCCGCTGGCCCTCGCCCTGGACTTCATGGCCATCGCCGCGGCCGAGCTGGGCAGCATCAGCGAACGGCGCCTCTTCAAGCTGATCAGTGGTCAGCGTGGGCTGCCCGCATTCCTGGTGGCCGAGCCAGGGCTCAACAGCGGCTTCATGATCCCGCAGTACACCGCCGCCTCGCTCGTGAGCGCCAACAAGCAACGCGCGATGCCCAACAGCGTGGACACCATCGACAGCAGCAACGGCCAGGAGGACCACGTGAGCATGGGTGCCGCCGCGGCCATCAAGACGTGGGACGTGGTGCAGGACGTGGAGCGGATCCTGGCCATCGAGCTGTTCGCCGCCGCGCAGGCGTTGGAGTTCCGTCGCCCGGCGCGCAGCTCCGAGGCCGTGGAGGACTTCGTCGCCGACTTCCGCCGGCACGTGCCCTTCCTGCGGGTCGACGCCGTGATGCACGACCACATGGAGGCGGCCCTCGCCTTCGTGAAGGCGTGCCCCGTGCAGTGA
- a CDS encoding T9SS type A sorting domain-containing protein, with protein sequence MRTLTLLLLLAGPAATPVKAQVQNPGFENGISGWNVYCPCQPYLFTGDVPPGGGSQSLSVGILDFNCVCSIVETIYQPASWLTPGTWVLSAWIRNADPGNAPGAAVRLSEGPAYASPILADAWSDDGVWTYVADTFLVTSSTNISALQLSLIPDDGNQMPLGLFAAFDQVLIQPLIATSMEEHAAVALSVFPMPVSDVLTIALPEPWSSLTVLDAMGRVVQQVTPVRTEGPMRMMVAELPSGNYLLQATTDAGFRTVRFIKN encoded by the coding sequence ATGCGCACCCTCACGCTCCTCCTCCTCCTCGCCGGTCCGGCGGCGACCCCGGTGAAGGCCCAGGTCCAGAACCCCGGCTTCGAGAACGGCATCTCGGGGTGGAACGTGTACTGCCCTTGCCAGCCCTACCTGTTCACGGGTGATGTGCCGCCCGGTGGCGGATCCCAATCGCTGAGCGTGGGCATCCTGGATTTCAACTGCGTCTGCTCCATCGTGGAGACGATCTACCAACCGGCATCCTGGCTCACGCCGGGAACCTGGGTGTTGAGCGCCTGGATCCGCAACGCCGATCCCGGGAACGCTCCTGGCGCGGCCGTGCGGCTGAGCGAAGGACCGGCCTACGCCAGCCCCATCCTCGCGGATGCCTGGTCGGACGACGGCGTGTGGACCTACGTCGCGGACACCTTCCTCGTCACGTCCTCGACCAACATCAGCGCACTTCAGCTCTCGCTCATCCCAGATGATGGCAACCAGATGCCCCTCGGGCTCTTCGCGGCCTTCGATCAGGTGCTGATCCAACCGCTGATCGCCACCAGCATGGAGGAGCATGCGGCGGTCGCCCTATCGGTCTTCCCGATGCCCGTGTCCGATGTGCTCACCATAGCGCTTCCGGAACCGTGGTCATCGCTCACCGTGCTCGATGCCATGGGTCGCGTGGTGCAGCAGGTCACCCCGGTCCGAACGGAGGGGCCGATGCGCATGATGGTAGCTGAGCTACCCTCGGGGAACTACCTGCTGCAGGCCACGACGGACGCGGGCTTCCGCACCGTGCGCTTCATCAAGAACTAG
- a CDS encoding alpha/beta fold hydrolase yields MDVHLIPGLGADHRLFGRIDLPGHRVIAHDWPTMPAGSTLADLAARLAERVDRTVPHALVGVSMGGMVAQELAALTGPQRVVIISSWKGPHEMPAPIKVLRGTHPEKLLSRAFIQRTKPFLRWQMGATDADAIALLDALLEVHPVAQLQVQVDAVLRWNGPARPVPGLVHVHGDNDHLMPLGPIRGAVVVKGGGHLMVYTLAPTVSALVQRALAGEPLSSGPA; encoded by the coding sequence TTGGACGTGCACCTCATCCCCGGCCTCGGCGCGGACCATCGCCTGTTCGGCAGGATCGACCTGCCGGGCCACCGCGTGATCGCGCATGACTGGCCGACGATGCCGGCGGGCAGCACGCTCGCCGACCTCGCCGCACGCCTGGCTGAGCGGGTGGACCGCACCGTGCCGCATGCACTGGTGGGCGTGAGCATGGGCGGCATGGTGGCCCAGGAGCTGGCGGCACTGACCGGGCCGCAACGCGTGGTGATCATCTCCAGCTGGAAGGGACCACACGAGATGCCGGCGCCGATCAAGGTGCTGCGCGGCACACATCCGGAGAAGCTGCTCTCCCGGGCCTTCATCCAGCGCACCAAGCCCTTCCTGCGCTGGCAGATGGGTGCCACCGATGCCGACGCCATCGCCCTGCTGGACGCGCTGCTGGAGGTGCATCCCGTGGCCCAGTTGCAGGTGCAGGTGGACGCGGTGCTGCGGTGGAACGGTCCGGCGCGGCCCGTGCCGGGCCTGGTGCATGTCCATGGTGACAACGACCACCTGATGCCGCTGGGCCCCATCCGGGGCGCGGTGGTGGTGAAGGGGGGCGGCCACCTCATGGTGTACACGCTGGCCCCGACCGTGTCCGCGCTCGTGCAGCGCGCGCTGGCCGGCGAGCCGCTCAGTTCCGGCCCAGCTTGA
- a CDS encoding histidine--tRNA ligase: protein MMKPSIPKGTRDFGPQEMLRRKYIFSTIEKVFQKYGFLPLETPAMEHLETLTGKYGEEGDRLIFKVLKRGAELERALEDRSKGFADEALRYDLTVPFARYVVQHQNELAFPFKRYQIQPVWRADRPQKGRYREFYQCDADMIGSTSLLNEVELVMLLDEAFTELGLQVAIKLNNRKVLSGIAEVSGQPDKVVDIVTAIDKLDKIGREKVEEEMRTKGVSNAAIAGIAPLFELKGTWREQRPQLEQWLAASVVAQEGLKELAFVFDTVGALKSASLEFDPTLARGLDYYTGAIFEVKAMEGTLQSSISGGGRYDDLTGVFGLKGMSGVGISFGADRIYDVLLETNKFPAELGGSTKLLFANFGEAEAQHCLKLLRQVRDAGIAAELYPDKAKMAKQFKYADDKSIPYVAILGENELKQGIITVKDMKSGEQKAVRQEELVGLFSAMDISST, encoded by the coding sequence TTGATGAAGCCGTCCATTCCCAAGGGCACCCGCGACTTCGGTCCGCAGGAGATGCTGCGCCGCAAGTACATCTTCTCCACCATCGAGAAGGTCTTCCAGAAGTACGGCTTCCTGCCGCTGGAAACGCCGGCGATGGAGCACCTGGAAACGCTGACCGGCAAGTATGGAGAGGAGGGGGACCGGTTGATCTTCAAGGTCCTGAAGCGTGGTGCGGAGCTTGAGCGCGCCTTGGAAGACCGCAGCAAAGGCTTCGCGGACGAAGCGCTCCGCTACGACCTCACCGTACCCTTCGCACGCTACGTCGTTCAGCACCAGAACGAGCTGGCCTTCCCCTTCAAGCGCTACCAGATCCAGCCCGTGTGGCGGGCCGACCGGCCGCAGAAGGGGCGCTACCGCGAGTTCTACCAGTGCGATGCGGACATGATCGGCAGCACCAGCCTGCTGAACGAGGTGGAGCTGGTGATGCTGCTCGACGAGGCTTTCACGGAGCTCGGGCTGCAGGTGGCCATCAAGCTGAACAACCGCAAGGTGCTCAGCGGCATCGCCGAAGTGAGCGGTCAGCCGGACAAGGTGGTGGACATCGTCACCGCCATCGACAAGCTCGACAAGATCGGCCGTGAGAAGGTGGAGGAGGAGATGCGCACGAAGGGCGTGAGCAATGCGGCGATAGCGGGCATCGCGCCGCTCTTCGAACTGAAGGGCACCTGGAGGGAACAGCGTCCGCAGTTGGAGCAATGGCTTGCGGCAAGCGTAGTGGCGCAGGAAGGCCTGAAGGAGCTCGCGTTCGTGTTCGATACGGTCGGTGCATTGAAGAGCGCTTCGCTCGAGTTCGACCCCACGCTCGCCCGCGGCCTCGATTATTACACCGGCGCGATCTTCGAGGTGAAGGCCATGGAAGGCACGCTCCAGAGCAGCATCAGCGGGGGCGGCCGCTATGACGACCTCACTGGCGTGTTCGGCCTGAAGGGCATGAGCGGGGTGGGCATCAGCTTCGGCGCCGACCGCATCTACGACGTGCTGCTGGAGACGAACAAGTTCCCCGCAGAGCTGGGCGGCAGTACCAAGCTGCTCTTTGCCAACTTCGGCGAGGCGGAAGCGCAGCACTGCCTGAAGCTGCTGCGCCAGGTGCGCGACGCGGGCATCGCGGCCGAGCTCTACCCCGACAAGGCCAAGATGGCCAAGCAGTTCAAGTACGCCGACGACAAGAGCATCCCCTATGTGGCCATCCTCGGCGAGAACGAGCTGAAGCAGGGCATCATCACCGTGAAGGACATGAAGAGCGGTGAGCAGAAGGCCGTGAGGCAGGAGGAGCTGGTGGGCCTGTTCAGTGCCATGGACATCAGTTCCACCTGA
- a CDS encoding T9SS type A sorting domain-containing protein, with product MPRTLTLLACAGALSAQAQLTITDSLTVGSISTLLEGIGVVVSNVTVNCPEAAMGHFIGTSELAITEGLVLTTGMADLVTGPVGNWATLGWGSPGDPDLDLDAGTGIPTNDACVLEFDCVPQGDTLLFNFSFGSEEYQEFVGSSFNDAFAIYLSGPGFMPRVNVAAIPGGTIVAINNVNDLLNTGYYHNNETPVAGQYVSYDGFTTNLTAFAVVQPGLTYHFKVAIADMADAAFDSGVFLEAFSFRSPMITTGLDEESLPMLQLLRRGDALFMLVPPDQAHGQEVFVFDPAGHLVQRARVQDHAVTIDIADLKPGLYVVRVDDDSIPPLRFVKE from the coding sequence TCACCATCACCGACAGCCTCACCGTGGGCTCCATCAGCACCCTGCTCGAAGGCATCGGTGTGGTGGTCAGCAACGTCACGGTGAACTGCCCCGAAGCGGCCATGGGCCACTTCATCGGCACCTCCGAGCTGGCCATCACCGAAGGGCTCGTGCTCACCACGGGAATGGCCGATCTGGTGACCGGTCCGGTGGGCAACTGGGCCACCTTGGGCTGGGGATCGCCGGGGGATCCGGATCTTGACCTGGATGCCGGTACGGGCATCCCCACCAACGACGCCTGCGTGCTGGAGTTCGATTGCGTGCCCCAGGGCGACACCTTGCTCTTCAACTTCAGCTTCGGTAGCGAGGAGTACCAGGAGTTCGTGGGCTCGTCCTTCAACGACGCTTTCGCCATCTACCTCAGCGGCCCGGGCTTCATGCCGCGTGTGAACGTGGCTGCCATTCCCGGGGGCACCATCGTGGCCATCAACAACGTGAACGACCTGCTGAACACCGGGTACTACCACAACAACGAGACGCCGGTCGCCGGGCAGTATGTGTCCTACGATGGCTTCACCACCAACCTCACGGCCTTCGCCGTGGTGCAGCCCGGTCTCACCTACCATTTCAAAGTGGCCATCGCGGACATGGCTGATGCAGCCTTCGACAGCGGCGTGTTCCTGGAGGCCTTCAGCTTCCGCAGCCCGATGATCACCACGGGACTGGATGAGGAGTCGCTGCCCATGCTGCAGCTTCTCCGCCGTGGCGATGCTCTGTTCATGCTGGTGCCCCCGGATCAGGCGCACGGTCAGGAGGTGTTCGTGTTCGACCCGGCCGGCCATCTGGTGCAGCGTGCCCGGGTGCAAGACCACGCGGTCACGATCGACATCGCCGACCTCAAGCCGGGGCTCTATGTGGTGCGGGTGGATGACGACAGCATCCCGCCCCTGCGCTTCGTGAAGGAGTGA